GATACATTTTTATCTTTACATGATTCCAATGGCAAACCTTTCAGTAACACTGTTGAACAAGCTCCTGTAGGGAAAAGGCCTTTAGCACAGAGCATTGGATTGcttaaaattccaaatattgTCGGAATACCTTCAAAGATGGaaaactgatgattttttttcaaaatttggttcaattttagaattttatcaattcttTTACAAgatctacgattttttttcttcaaaaatttaagtaaaTAAAAGTTTCAATTCTCCAAACTCATTTTAAGTTTgcgtcaacttcaccaatcacaGTAAATTAATTCTTCGTTCGTTTATTCCTCAAATCAATCGATAAATACTCACAagaaggtacctaggtatactttcatttccaaaaaaagaaattcaatccGAGAATTTCGTTTTTCCAGATGGTTAAATTACAAATCACTTTCGAAACAGCTCGATAGGTAACAACAAATGCAGTAGGATTATCGAACTTGACCGTCCTTTCCAATACATTTGACGTtgatgaaagaaagaaaaaaacatgaacCGTCGACTTGTAAAAAATatccatgaaaattgaaagtggcCATTTTTTAGAAACAAGTACACACGTTTCGAAACCTTCAACCTTCGCAAGTTTCTATttgataagtacatacctattcgaacaaaaaaaaaaaaaaaacttcaccgAACTGTAAGTTACCTACGTATTTtgataacatgaaaaaaaaaccatatctGAAATTATCACTAACAAGTAGACAGAGGCACGTACCCGTtagatatttcaatttattcgtacgttgaattgtgtttttttggtgaGCTACAGCAAATGCAGCCAGAcatggtttgtttttttcaaaaaatacctccaATCGGGACGATGATTTTCATTCTAATACTCCTCAGTCTAAGTAGACTGACTTCAGCTTCAAGTAAATATCGTTGCTGGAATTTTCCATTTCACaatctgaattctgaaatacctggtgaatttttttctgtatttttccaCATAACTATCGTTCTTTTTTGACGTTCAGTTGGAATCACGCTGCCATTCAGTGGATTGCATCCAATTCCTCCAAAGACTCCGGAACCGATAAATGTGGAATTAAGTCAAGCAAAAAATGTCACCACGTTTCCGTTgttgatttttggtggattGACTGAAAGAGCTACATTGAACAACACTGGACATTCAGGTTGGTCTCAAAACAACGCCTAGAAACGTTCTTGAAAGTTCAAAGTAAGATTATAAATAAACATTTGGAGGCACCTATTCAAACGAATCTCTCTATTTCATGTTGTTATATCCCCACACCTAAGATagcattttataattttttacagttGAAGTGACATTAGCAGAGCCTCTCACATCAACAGTGTTAACAGGGGGTCTTTTATACAAAGAAATATACATTTACAGAAAATGCAGATTTTACTGGACATCAAGTACAGATGGTGTGGCTGGTTCGACAGTCAATGGAAAACATGGGTTCGTAATTTTCGTCTCAAttcagttcatttttattttgataagtaaAACAATGAAAGGCTGTAAGAGATGCTCTATTCTTCAGAACCCCTTTAGAAATATCCTTATTGTACTACAACGTGAAATATGGATCTTTTCATAACGCcttgaattttcgagatggCTTGGCTGAAATCCTAGTTCGCGTCAATgtggtaattaccaaaaaaatttcataccttTCAGGCTTTTTATAAAGAAATGtgtgaaaatatgtttttgattCTATTCAATTCTAACGATAAACAGTTCCCAGGACCAATTCCTAACCCATTATTTATTCCATTTGAACAATACATGAAGAAAGTCCGCAAACCTGGAAATTCTGTTGAGCTTTTAATTGCTATAGCTTTCATTTGGTACGCTCTGGTGCCTCCTAACGCCCCCTACACTGCGTATCCAGGATCATATGTTGATGAATCGACAGGGAAAATGTATTATTGTACCACAACACTTGTTGTCCCAGCGTATCCGTTTCATTACATATCGAAGAAACAAGTACGTAGGAAAATATTGtacaatacataggtacatctcaaaattgcaattatagtgttttatgtgattttttcaatgtacctaTATCTACGATACGCGATTCCATTGCTTAGTACTTTATAGTCTTAGTCactgtgttttttattttacagttcGATGACACTTACGGTTCTTTGCTCGGATTCGACGGGAAACCATTGACGAATAAACGCAAACAATATCCACGAGGTCGTAGACCATTAGTTCAAACCGCTGGAGCGCTTGCAATTCTTACTTTGGGAGGAGTAATACCGTCCAGGGAGTGATTTTTAATGGTACAATGTCTATTACAATGGGATCTCATCAGAGATCTACCAATTTCATCTATTCATTGCAGTAATATGTATTGCTTTGTTCATATTTGGTTGGCTTTATTCATGACGTTGGTAGATTCTTTCGATCAAATAAATCTAGCTGAAGACATTCAAAGGTCCATTAGGTTCCTCTTTCAAAGTCCGTATTAGCAATTCATGAAACTTGAAGATGAATCATTTCTGattaaagtttttgattttttctcaacatcTTTCAATGAGTTTTTCTTGCTGAAGATGGATTCAGAGAACCCCACCATCTCCTTCACACTTGAATTTCTTGTGAGGTTAAAAAGGGAAAGGGTCTAGTGTTATTTTACAGTTCCAATTTTTCGTTGTTTCGATacctaaatttgaagcagtttgaatttgaatcgaCTGAAGTACAAGTAAATCTGCTAGCAAAGTCTTGAAAAGTGATacaaatgaatttaaaatgtttttttttttttttttttaaattaatttgatcatttattttttctttagaaagtcaattttttacgaGCACCACGAAACCCATGATGAGGCCTCAAATTCAAATAATCTTATAACGGAGGTACTGATATATCAAATTTgagctaggtacctaattttattatGAGTCTCTTGAAAGCCATACAACAaccccaaaattaaaaaaaaatactatatttTTCTGAGCAGAGCCGTGGCAACTTTGATTTTCAGGGGCactcattttgaatttgtaccCACTTTTTCAAACGATTTCCCAAGTGCTACAACGAatcgtcaaaattcaaaaaaatcatattcgtAAACGTTACTTGTGGTTTTTTTGATGGTCAAAAAGGCTGATTTCGAATTAAAATCCTATTTTCATTGAATAAGTCCCCCGAGTCCCACAATAAgtttctcaaattgaaaaacagtgaagaaaaatcattttggtctAATTGTTTGTGGATTTTCAAAGATGCTAATTtctaatttgaactttttttttttcatatgagCTCCTTGAACGTCACAATGAGCAATGAGTcctttaaatccaaaaaaattaaaaaagatgaaaaatttgtgtgacTCTtcattttgtggattttttggGGGTGCTATAATTTAATCGGAACTCTCTTTAGCCCAGTGATggcaaaaattcgtaaatttcatatttcagtttttagtttaagttttcagtttcaattttgctcACATCAGCTTcaaaattcgtaatattttggaaatttattggaaaaaatgaactacctaccaaaaatcacgtttgcttttttcagttttagtttacagttttttgtttcagtatAGCTCATTTCTGTTTCAGCTTCAGTTTTGATATCAATTTCTtcttttcagtttcagttttagttccagtttcagtttctcGTCACTGTTTTAGGGTCAAAATAATGCCCctaaatttcaatgaaattaaaGTAATCAGATATGTGATCTGTAgttaattgaatttattttttgactgaGAGCTCCTCGAGCCTCAAAATGTGTATCCCAACTCTTAGGAATCATTACCTACGTTTTGTGGGTGCTGATTTAGAAttaatttgaacttattttgatcatATGAGTAATAAACCCCATGATGAGTccttaaatttctaaaaaaaaaaaaaacttgtgtgATCTGTAgtttactgaatttttagagGTGCtgatatcaaattttaattcattttttctacattcGCTCCCTAAGCTTAAAACTGAATCCTccgagttgaaaaaagttgaaaaatttgtttgaccTGTGATTGGATTAGTCAGATTTTCAGGCcgctgaatttgaatttggactcacttttttcaaacgaaGCTCCAAAACTCCATTATGAGTcccgaatttaaaaaaaaaaaaaatcaacaaattagTCAGATTAAcgatttgttaaatttttaggaattccaatttcaaatttcaacttacttttttcacACAAACTCCAAGTCcctaaattaaaagaaaaaaaaagtgaaaattccgTGTGACTTTGTTTAAGGTATTTTCAAGGGTTCTGATTGTCAATTCAAACTAATTTGTTTCGTTAaggtatcaaatttttaaatttcagaataaGGTcctcaaatggaaaaaaattgaaaaattgaatggctTGTCATTTCATGGATTTTTTAAGGTGgaatttgaacttattttttgcataagCTCTCCAAATCTTACAGATAGGTACCCAAATTGCAATTAAATTGCAATATTCGTAATGTTTGGTTTTCAGTGCTgctgaattcgaaaaaaaaaaaaaaaaaatgaggccCTTAAAACTAGAGATTTCAAAAACCACGAACGATTATCATcatttggtgttttttcaacttttttagagTAGTGAGGCGGTGATAGGATCGATCATCGAAATCAGCTCTTgcaatactaatttttttcacttattaattttattgaatagGTACTAGATAGGtaaatactttttcatttttatatatattttttttaaacacaaataggtacttgaatcgccaaaaatgaccaattttggatcatcaaaaatttgccaaaaaccagaaaattattttgcccagctgaaattttggttttagggGTTCCAGACATTCCTCtatccaaaaatcgtggtctcgTTCAAATAAGAGGCAAGCATCTGGAGAGGTTATCTTCTAAAAGTCaggttttgaaagaaaaaaggtgAAAGGAAAAACAAGGATGAGATGGGGCGAAActcgaaaatcttcaaaatactGTTTGGTGGGTTTTTGGAAGTGATGAATTTCATTTAGGTATTACAGAACTTGGTCAGAAACCTGAGAAAGTCGTATAAAAAgcgctgaactcaaaatttttgaactaaaaatttaaataaaatctcCTTGAAGGcgaattaaaaatacttacttacgtcTTTTTTGAGCTCTCACTCCattaggtaataaaaattacacgaattatttactttttttcaatttttagtggatttttatCGTGTTTGTTGAGCTTTTGCAAGAGTAGAGTTTAAAAGCATGTTTGCAACCTAATAAAACAAACAgcacgatgatttttttcaaattgttctaaACTCTGCTGAAAAATAATGCCTCATTCTCTGCAGTAATTTAATCTTAATATCAGCTCAGCTTAAcatggagtaaaaaaaattccacacttTTATTTTCACGTTTCGTGTaacttttactcgtattttttgtttaatatACGAGTAGAACGTAGGCGTGCGAATATGGAGCCGTACGATGAGAGCGAgtagtagtgaaaaaaaaaggcatcgTTCAGTCCTTCTGCTTAGTAGTACGTGTAGAAACGAAAAAGATAAGCGGAGCGAGGGCAGGAggtgaagaaaaataaaaaaaatgatatcattttttccGTAATGGTGGAATATTTGAGCGTGTGATTTGGCGAAACATCTGTGTCTTTTTGCTGGTGGCGTGGAAAGCATTTTCGGCAACAAGGGATGCCGAAGAGTTGGAAACACGCTTTGCGCGATGCCGATGCCGTAGAATTCTCGAATCGCACGAAAGACGAAGGGGGGAGGCAGTTAAGGGTGGGTTAGTTTTACGATCAAAAACAATACATCTTCGAGGTTGTGTATAGAGTATAGAGAATACGGTAAAGGTTGAGGCAGGGAGTAGCGAGCAGGGCACGTATATATACGTTATTTCCATTTAACTCGTTCGTCGATTCGGTCTCTCGGTTGTGCATAGTATACAGAGAAAGATACTAGCTACAATAAAATCTTTATCGGAAGTTATTCAGCAATAAACAATTGACCCGAAAGTCGTAAGTATGGTTGTTTAAAAGATTACTAAGAACGTTAATTTGGATTAATCGACTCTTTTAAGTATGAATGTACGAGTAATAGATGCGATAGCGTGGTCTTGGGGCGAGAACTTTTATCATGATACACCAAGTCTCGTCGAGCTAGGAAGTAACCCGGTAAACACACCGAACGCGAATCGCCGGCGGAAATCGCGGTCGCGaaaatcgcgttcgattcgccggcgaatagaaggcagaaatcgcagtgaaaaaaatgaaaaatctccttgcaaaaatcgtaggcgtatcgcgggcgaatagacggcggaaatcgcagtgaaaaaaatgaaaaaactcgttgcgaaaatcgtaggcgtatcgccggcggattcagcagtgatATTTTGAACGCGATACTCGCGTTCTAtccgccggcgaatcgaacgcgacaatcgcgctgaaaaaatttgaaaaaaacactgctgaatccgccggcgatacgcctacgaatttcgcaacgatctttttcatttttttcagcgcgatttccgcggtctattcgtcggcgaatagaaggcgaatttagtagagttcttttacaatatttttcatgcgattttcgcatttgtttcgcgttcaatcgagtgagcattcagatgttcttacgcaagcatgcaataacgagcagaatgttgtgtttttttttatcttttcgttcgtgtttatttcaaattggttttctggtgttgaattttgattaatttttttggagtgataacgaacaattttttttcgtggtgtgtacatagaataaatttttcggcgatgagtcagattggaatttttttgtgattatttctaatgaatttttttttaccaatttttgacacttttttgtgatttttaaaataaatttttcactgtattgattcaaatttaatttttttattcagcttggaatttttcatggtgattttgaactgttttttagtgatgaattctgataaatttttaatgatttcaaatggattttgtatggtgacttagaataattattctaaatctccataattcaatttttgtgtttttggttattttaataaattacaattgatgttgttgcattcttgtgtgaagtgatttacccaagtataggtacttcatcgttttttcttttgttatttcctagtttgtcttcctacatcagaatcagaaagcattcttcacttaatttactcgttatttattttgttttcttgatttttaattatgtaaactagtaaattactcgtaaaattaattgaagaatacgttctgattctaatgtgggagaaaaaactaggaaaaaaccaaagcaaaacatcattgcgattatcgccttcgaatcgccttcgaatcgcgttctgatatcgctgcgatttccgccgacgaatcgccttcgaatcgcgttctatttcaacagcgatatcgctgcgattcccgccggcgtaTCGCCTTCGGATTTCGCTGCggaaaaagcggacattttcgccggcgattcgaacgcgattcccgccggcgatacgccggctgccaatacgatgatcgccttctattcgctggCGTATCGCGTACTATGTGTTTACCGGGAACTTTTTACCTTTTCGACTCTATATATATACGATATCGATATTGTTTACACAAAAGTCGCTCTTCTCTCGCTAGTCGTGCGCCCCAAACAATGCGGTGGGAGGGGGTTGGGGGAAGGGTACGTCGATGgtggaatacctacctacccttcCGCGCTGCTAAATCGTTAATGGcaacttgataaattttacgAACTGTGAAACGAGCGAAATATGGGCCAGTTGTTAATTTACGGCTTTAATTTTCTACGTACTATACAACGTCGATATGCTCGAGTGTActatggttcttttttttttactccacgACTCCCGATGTTATTGTTGTTATTGTATATGATAAACGCGTGGAATTGAAGTACCTGTAGTACCCTTCTCGCCTCACTTACCTATCGGTTCGTATGGAATTTTTATGGTGGTTTGGTACTACCTTGAAGGGGGAGTTATTTGAAAATACAGCTAggttctctcttttttttcggaATATTGACGACGGCGAAACGGATGAAGCGTGTAGTTCGCACATTTGTGTTGAATGGGAAAAAAAACGACGACAACGATGAAGAAATGTCGCGCTTGCTATATCGCATCGTATCGTTTATTAATGGATTTTACGCGTAATTGACGTATCACGCGTTGGGTTATTAAATTGCTTATATAGTTTTCTCATTTACCTTTTGTTGGGCGAGCTCGGCTTTATAATTGCTTGTTTAAGGTTTATTTCGGCTGCCTTTTATCCATTAATCATTCGCCAAGTGGACGAGGTCTCGAATCTATATCGTAATAGAGATTTTAACTGCACGAAACGACGCGACGTCGTGTTTCGGTTGGTTCTTTttgcgtgatttttttcatcgtggatTCGtgagtggatttttttaaaaacgaaatacCGACTTTGGTTACTTTTGAGGgaaagttttgtaaaatttcataaacagAAAAACCTTTCGATTTTGCTCGTCATCTTTTCAAGAGTCTtgataatttcacttttttttaccgaTCTTCTCCCGGGTGGAGATTAGGAGAAAATGCACTCCAACTTTTTGTTTCAGGCTCAAATTTTGGaacgtttcaaaattaaattactcgATTTTGGTACACAAGCACGTAAGCTCAAcaaatacaataaaattttttggaatctaTAGTTGGACGGCTCTCATTTTCGTTTAATTTGggaatagtccggcatatgacaataggagtaattgcaccctgTAGCGAGTAGGATTGCATCCAACTTGTTTCCTTGTGAAACAAGTTGAACTTTGCGCTCTATGAAGTTCGTGCGCGCGCAGATGGTCCAATAGGACCAAGATGTGGCTAGAGCTGAGAACGTTGAGCTACGTAAATCAATGTATTGTTAGCTGCAGCTGAGATATTTTCCACGTTTAGTTGAATATTCGTGCTGAGGTTTTTATATGTTGGTGTATTTCTTGTGGTCGGATGTGCATTGATGTATAAATTAATAGCCTTTAATGAACTTAGACcgttattttgtcattttgtgttgatctctttattttatatttgtgAACTTTATTAGCTGAATTATAACTCTTTGCCACGGTAATTGTGTTATAATTTACTTGTTTCTTTTGGCTTATGCTACTTTATGCAGTCGTAACCCACTGACGGCCAGTGTTGCGTACATGCTTTTATTCATAAAACTAGTGCTTAACTTTATAACCATAAAGTAAAGGTATGTTTGTTTtatacaacccccccccccccccccgccgatcctccggaacaacttttttcttaaaggggacatcgcaaggaacattttgaagcaaacttgcccaaaaaaaaagttgcccttatcgcagattttgcgtttcaacataggacttgcacgaaacttttcaaactttacaaaaggtagatcgaaagatcatgcaaaaatttatcacctgccaaaatttcaagtgctaaagtgcgtttttctatttttggtgaatttttaaaaatcgaatttaggccaaaaatgaaggaaaaaatcacaattttaccagattgaccaagaaagttggaatttgggatataccctattttcgacctgccaaatcgattggaaactgtttcaactcgttttgagcagttctggagcatccagcagatttttgaaattcgaaattcccacaatattccatcaaattggagttgcgtaaagctgaaattcattctgcaaactaatttcaacacccccccccccccccgatgacgatttcaggtaggttcaagtcattttagagcccccagcgactatttttaaaattactggagcctccatcagatttttgaaactttaaattctcacaaaatttcatcaaatggagatggaaagctgaaatttactctacactccaattttaacaccctctgaagacgacttcaggtgggttcaagtcattttagagcctccagcgacttttctgaaaattactagagcctccagtagatttttgaaacttgaaattctcccaacattaatttatcaaaatggagttggcaagctgaaatttacttcgcagactacatggtggtttcaaatggttttgaagcctccagctacttttaggaaatttcaattttccaaaaaaaaaaaaacgccacacaatttttcaaaaagtcgctggaggctccaaaatgacttgaaatctaccagcagtcaacttcgtagcgtgatgaaattagtttgcagaatgaatatcgactctccatctcagtttgatgaaattttggggaaatttcaagtttcaaaaatctactggaggctccagtaattttcataaaagtcgctggaggctctaaaatgacttgaacccacctgaagtcgtcttcagagggtgttaaaattggagagtGTTGAGTAAATTGCAGCTTTCCATCTcctgttgatgaaattttgtgaaaatttaaagtttcaaacatctgctggaggcttcaggaattttcaaaaagtcgctggaggctccaaaacgacttgaaattcacctgtagtacttcgtagcgtattgaaattagtttgcagaattcattttggctttccaactccatttgagaaattttgtgaaaatttaaagttttaaaaatct
The sequence above is a segment of the Planococcus citri chromosome 3, ihPlaCitr1.1, whole genome shotgun sequence genome. Coding sequences within it:
- the LOC135839113 gene encoding uncharacterized protein LOC135839113, whose translation is MIYYWADSADGVATTTVNGENGTPLEVHILYYNVKYGSFHEALKYRNGLAEVVFRISVVGSIPNPAFTPVGGTLKKIQKAGSQAEFPLLLSFLYFVLFPPISNYFVYPGAYHNITTGKRYSCVTVIVPPLNPTHFISKQQQMQPDMVCFFQKIPPIGTMIFILILLSLSRLTSASIGITLPFSGLHPIPPKTPEPINVELSQAKNVTTFPLLIFGGLTERATLNNTGHSVEVTLAEPLTSTVLTGGLLYKEIYIYRKCRFYWTSSTDGVAGSTVNGKHGTPLEISLLYYNVKYGSFHNALNFRDGLAEILVRVNVFPGPIPNPLFIPFEQYMKKVRKPGNSVELLIAIAFIWYALVPPNAPYTAYPGSYVDESTGKMYYCTTTLVVPAYPFHYISKKQFDDTYGSLLGFDGKPLTNKRKQYPRGRRPLVQTAGALAILTLGGVIPSRE